Part of the Musa acuminata AAA Group cultivar baxijiao chromosome BXJ2-7, Cavendish_Baxijiao_AAA, whole genome shotgun sequence genome is shown below.
GATACATATGAATTAGCACCCAAATATGCTTTTATTGAACAAGCAGATGATTTCACAAAAGTGCATTAGGGTAATCTCAGAAGTTGTAGCTAACATGAAGCAAAAAAGTTTATGTATAAAAATGAATGTTTgttgcattttttttgtttttttctttttagtttagggTGCAATTGCGAATGTGAAACGTTTTTCCATGTGATTGCAACAGAACCTACTCATGACTGAAGCAATCTTCTTGTTTAGAGTTCTAGACAGTTGGACTGTCGAACATGCAGCAAACGTGTGTAACTCCTTTTACAAGATAACTTTGCACACTGTGTAATTCaccaatatataaaaataaaacaaaatagaaAAAGGAGAGGATTAACCATTTATGCTCAAAAGATATGGAGGAATCATAAGAATGAGCTTCATACTTTGCTTTAGTTATGTTTATATTCTCCACAGAAATGTGTTGTcacataaaaatatcattttgccATAATCCAGTGCAATCATAGTGGTCACTTTTCTTTTGGCAAAATATCATTTTTCAGTGATGGCTACTCTGTTGTATATTGAATAATTAACAAATGTCATAATTACATTCGTAATTATAAGTAAGCATGCAGATAACATAAACCAAATGGCTAATTAGTTGCTCAAATAACTGAATCATGAGATTCATGTCTAAGATTCATAACTTTTTTTCAGCTAATAACTTCTTTTAGTATTTTAAAGAATTTTCAACTGCAGGTACTTTATGTATGATGGACTGAAGCATTTTTGTATTGAGGATAGTCACATCGTCAATTTGTTCTCCTTCTCCAAAGTCTATGGAATGATGGGATGGCGTGTTGGATACGTAAGTTGACACCTTTTGTTGCCCTTAATTTTTGTTACTTGACTTTTGTTGCAGTATTTCTTGTTAAGCATCTCCATCCTGTCATATTGTCAAATCTCCAACTTGAAGTCAAATTTTGTTTCCTTGAGACTGCATATATGTGTCAACCAAATATTGAACATCCGAGGACCATTTGAATATTGGGTCATTCAGTTGCTTTGAACTAAATATGCAGCTCTTGGTAGTTTATCAACAATTAGCTCAGTAGTGAGATATTGCCACCAAATTTGCAGGGTCTATTCATTGGCCATGTTCATCCCTTAGCATCACCCTTCAACCATAACCATTAATATGCTTATCATATCTCGAGTTTGTTTATCTTATTTCACTGTAAATCTTGTTATGCTCAAAAACTATGGAGCCATATGTATAAGCTTGTTCTGCAATTGGCTGAGAAAGCCTTGAGATAATGTCCGTCAAGTTCCAAGTTACCACTGTTTCTAAGGACCCATAAAGGTATAGAACAACACATGTCCTGCAATGAAGCCATTGATCTGATCAAGTGTCTCTTAGCAGGCATATGCTCTGTCTGATCCTGCTGCAAAGAAAACAGATAAATTTTTTTCCCTTTCAACACCATATACTCTGAGCAGCACTGCTTACTAGTTGTAATTGGAGCTGCTTTGCTGCATCCAGCAAAAGAAATTTCTGTGTTTGATGTATGCTGTCTTTTGGACTCGAATATTATATGTAGTTTGCATAACTTGCAACACTGTTGGATTTTTATCTCGTGTTTCTGAAGTTGTGGATTTAAAGAAACAGAGTTAAATCTGTGTATATACTTCCTATACtaagttgatgatgatgatgatgatgatgatgacgatgatataATCTTGTTCTATTTACTTTTGATGAGTTGTTTCATAATTTATTAGTGACAAATTTATTCTAGATGCTTCATGTGCATCTCAAGTTTAGCATGGTTGTCTATTCTGCAGAACATTGTGGCTAAACCTTGCATATGATCTCACAGATAGCATACCCAGAAGCAGTCGATGGTTTTGGAGCTCAGCTTCTCAAAGTCCAGGACAACATACCCATCTGTGCTTCTATTATTGGGCAGCGTCTGGCTCTCTACTCCTTAGAGGTCGGGCCTGAATGGATTAGAGAAAGGGTACAGACCCTTGTGAAGAACAGGGAGTTGCTCGTGAAGGCTTTGGCTCCGCTTGGGGAAGATGCCGTCAAGGGTGGAGAAGCGGCCATCTATCTCTGGGCAAAGCTTCCTGACAAGTTCCCTGATGATTATGAGGTCGTCAAATGGCTAGTGAGGAAGCACCGCGTGATCGTCATTCCTGGGAGTGCCAGCGGCAGTCCAGGCTACGTACGTATATCATTTGGAGGCCTGCAAGAGGCTGACTGTGAGGCTGCTGCCAGTCGATTGAGGAAGGGTTTGGAAGAGCTGGTGAGGGATGGCATGGTTCAAGAACACAATGGGCCTGCTGCAATTGTGTATTAGATTTTTCTACAATAAGCGCCAAGATATCGATCACCTTCAAGCAGAAAGCGATGGCACATATTGGCGAAAACCATGCAGACAGCTTCAACTGCTCAGATTTCAAAATGACAGTGATCATGTTCCATTTGCCTTGTTGAACTTTGACAAATAGCAAGACTTTGCCACAACAGTTGGCCACCGCCttgttatatcttttttttttctcatttcaaCAATGAAAATTGATGAACACCAGTGATCATTTTAGACATGTTTTGATGGTACTTACATGCTGAAACTGCTCAAGTGTACAACCCTTTGTGTTGCCTGAGAATATATGAGAAATGCCACTATCAAAAAATGGATTTACGGCAAATAGCTTATATATCTGTTGTGAAGAGGGTTTGGACTGCATAACAATGCATGAAACAACACATTAGAAAGACATGGAAGCCATCCTCAGTGTAGATGAGTGAAAAATCAGATCACATTGTGACTATAAGCCTAACTGTCAAATCTCTCAAGCTGAAACAGAGCTGTAGtcatacgtacatatatatatatatatatatatatatatatatatatatatatatatatatatatatatatatatatatatatatacatacatatatatatatacagttttAAGTTCTCATTTATCATTAGTCATCTTTTATCCCGTTATGACTACCTTCACCTTCGCCTCTTATGATCATCCTTTTGCCCCACTATAACTACCTTTACCTCCGCCTCCTATGACCACCCCCCTTTCTTTGTCATGTTCTCGTGAAGGCCTCTAAGGTCCTCAATTGTACCACCATTGTTGCTGTATTAGACTCCTCTATAGCATTGCTGCCTCAGCAACCTCTTCCATCGTTTCACCACAACGACCCTTGAGATTGTATCCTCTACTCCCCCAAAGTTGGACATACCATAATTTCTTCTTCGAGAACAATCACTaagtcgttgtagtatagtggtgagtattcccgcctgtcacgcgggtgacccgggttcgatccccggcaacggcgATTAGATTTAGGATCCGATTATTTTTAATCGTCTTGCGGTAATTATTCAGTTTAATCATGgataattaaaattaatgatattaGTAATCTTTGTTTATCAATGTAATCATGgataattaaaattaatgatattaGTAATCTTTGTTTATCAATGTTAGGATAAACATTGATTTTTTTAAACATATTATCcatttcttttcttgacttgttcATCGAGTATCCACTAGTTTTTCTCGTATATATTTACATTGTAAGGTCATTGTTGGTGAACCTTTACATTATAGCTGAGGCATCAGCACGGTTCGATCCTACCCCGGATGTGCAAGATTACCCGCACAGAAGCTCGGGTAGTGAAAGTCATCGTCCGATTGGATCTTGCTCGAACTTTGCTTTCAGAATACGGGGGTGCCCCTTTTATCGGTCGCCTCCTTCTTCGTTGCTTGCTCTTGCACACAGGTCGaggtcgggagggggatttccTAACTCGATCCCTCCGAAGATTTTATTAAAACTGAGTGGAAACGAGCCAAAAGAACTCCCTCTATGTCAGCCCGATGAAGGGTTTTTATACCCTACGCTGAGGACCAACCGTACCTGACATATTTATGGTCATCGACCCATTAAGCGGCGAGCTCACTTCTCGTGTAGACATCGGGCGTCCTTTGTGCCACAGCGCCAAACAACGGTGCCGCACTCGATCAGCGTCATCCCGATCTTTGCGAGATTGCATTGTACTTGGTTGGCACCATCTCGATCTTTGTGAGGCGATGTTGTACTCGATCGACATCATCCCGATCTTTACAGGATGACACCGTACTTGGTCGACACTGTCCAATCAATGATGTTGACCTGGTTGGCACTGAAATGACTATGGACAGTTGTTAGAGGGCATGTTACCAAATTGTGCCCAATCAATCATAATAAACcttaaaatcttatttttcaccaaaaaaaaaaaaagaaattataattTGCCCTCATTTCCTATATATTTGCAGTCAATCACATGCCTATTGAGTTAGCCCATATACTATTTTTTATCTGTGGGTACAATTATTGCTTTTTTTAGTGAATCAAAGAAAATGGAACACCCAAAGATTAAGTAAAAATATACGATTCTGTCCATAACCAAAAGATTAAATAAGAACACCCACTCGTACAAGTAATATTCTAATCTCTTTCCTCTCGATTTCTACTAACACTTTTACCCAAATGCCCCATTTTATCTTAAGGAACAGAAAGCTAATTTACTGTACTGCACTGCATATTTCAATTCTACCCATCTGTTTCATCTCATGCTACCCTTCTTACTCCATTCTGGGTTGGCGCAATTCGCAGACAACTATGAGGAATCACATCACTTGAGATGGTTTAGTGCAAGAAGACAAACACATCAAGCAGATGCCATCCTGTTGAAGTACCCACGCTCAAAAGATGGAAGGGTAAAACTGAGCAACAAAAAGGTCAAGAGAGCACAAATATCCAATTGATACTGATGCCTTTCTAGAATCAAGCGAAGCAAGCAACATATACACAGAACAGAGTATAAAAGAACTAAAATTCATGAAAGGCTAATGAAGAACGCCGGCAATTATTATTGCTGTTGCTGACGATGACAAATCCATACCTGATTGGCAAACTCCCAGAAGAGAACCCAATTGACAACTCTACCCCAGAGCTCTGCCATCGCATAGAAAAGGCAGAAGCTCCAACTCCTCAAGATAGCAACGGGGCCGAGGAAGCTCGGGCCGAGCGCCGCCGGAAGCTTATCCGCGAGCGCTGTGGGGTGGATGACGCTGATGAGGGGATACAAGACGAACCTGAAGGCAATGAAAGGGACGATAACCGTGTAGAAAAGAGCCTCCTTTGACAGCACGTTGGCGAGCTTGGTGTACAGCAGCATGAAGCCCACCGCCCTGGGCAGGTTCACCCACGTCTTCAGGAAGGGTATGATCTCCGCGCCGCTCCCGTTGGCCGTCACCACCAGGACGTCCTTGGTGTCGCGCAGGAACGTGTAGTTGAAGATAATGTAGAAGAACATCATCCCGAGGGGAATTATCTTCTTAAGCGTCACTAACTCGACGCCTAAGAACTTGGGGTTCTCTTTATCGTCGATAACGCCGTCTCCGCCAGCCGAGATCGCCGCGCCAGCTCTAAAAAACGGAGCTTTCCTCTGTTTTCTGCAGAGCCGTGGGTGAAGGAGCCGCCTTTCGTGCTCATCGGCAGTCCCCCAACCCGGAAACGATGGCTTCTTATTCTCGGAGCTGAAGCCGTAGAAGGAGGAGGTCGGGGGTCGAGCTCCGAGGCCAAGGGAAGGGAGACAGACGGCGGCGGATAGGCGGCTTCTGATAGCGTGGACGGGGTGGAAGAGCCGGGCTTGGGGATTAGAAAGGAGTGGACGAAGGCCCTCTGTGACGATAACCCTCTCCATATTTGCGTGAGAGGGAGGAGCTCCAATCTAAACAAAGAGAAGCGAAGAGACAACGAGAGATTGTGAAGGTTCTATCGAAGGGAAAGATGGGAGAAGACGAAGTGGATGCTTGTACAGGGAAATGATGGCGGAGACGACACATCTTTTGGGAGGTTCCTACTCTACCAAGAAGCCATCGGAACTGGAAGTATGGTGAGACTCCAGGGAATGATGTTGATGTTCCTTGTGTTGATGACATTGCAAATTGTGGAGTGCAGGACATGTATTCTTGTGCTACTTGTGAGGAGAGTGGGATTGCAGTAGGTTGATGCCACACGCGTCTGGAAGGGAGAAAGAGAGAGTACATTTGTTGTGGTGCATTTGGTACACAATGGTGGTATTGTTGAGGTAGCAGATTTGAGTGGAATCAACTGCAATCTCTGGCATAATTCATCCACAAATACAATAAACAAGTAGCAGTACATTTTGAGACCAACCTATACAGAATGATTGCATGATAAACCAAGATATAAGTTTATTTTAGTTTGTCTAAGTAGCATGTAAATGAAGTGTGTACGATGAACAGAGatcaaaattattagtgctaatgTTGTTTTCATTGTTCCATAGACTTTTCGGTGGTACATGTATCTAAGAAAATTTACTACACGGGGAAGATTTAAGTCCAAGAAAACATTAAAGAGAAACAGATACAGAAAAGGATCTGAATTCTCACCTGGGTTTCTTATCCTTTACAGCTACTTGCGTCAGCAGTTTAATCTGATATTTCCTCAGCTGTAAGACTTATGAACGCTTGTAGAAAATAAGGCATTAGCTATCTCCACTTCCTTAGTAATCTCAATTCTTATGTCCAACAAGCTGTAGGACGTCACCAAACTCTTAATCATCATAATTGGGTATTTTAGATTCCAAATCAGATAGTAGTCGCTACTTGAATTCCAACAAAAATAATTTTGCACCAGTCACATACATGAACATGCAGCCCTACAGGTCAGAATTCAATCATAGGCCAATGTCTAGCAGTTGATAATCCATCCTCTCTAAAAGAAGCTTCTGTGTTATAAACTCGAATGCTCCTTCAGTGTTTAACTTGGAGCACTTCCACCACATTAGAGTGATAACTGGTACTGCTTGGACGAATacttcaagaaaaagaaaataaaattttaggcAGTTGGACTACTATCTTTGAAATTCTTGTTTTTCGTCTTCATGACAGGAGAAAACTTACAAGTTGCAACACAGAAACAGATATTTAAATTGTATTACCAAAGCATGAGACCTCCACTGAATATGGATCCACAAGTTGTTGGTATTAGATCAATCTCATAAAGAAATCTAATGAAAATGCCCTGCGTTATTTCCTCGTACCACGAAAAAAATGTAGTATCGTAGTATCGTAGACATCAACTAAAACGCAGCAACAAAACACAAGCTTTTGTTTACTTTGAAAAAACTACCACATAAAAGGTTCTCATCACAGATGTATCAGAATATATTTCTCCAAACCAGTCTTCATTTAAGAATGATGTTCATATTGTTGGCCAAGAGGCAAAACAAAACTAAAATACTGTCaaatgcttaaaaaataatttcatgcaCTTGGTACTCGTTCAAAAGTTCATACATTAGCCAGACCTAGTTAAACCACTTTAATATGATTTTTGTAAATGATTCTTCCATCATGTAATGTCTAACTAATCTTGCTTGGATCATGATACATGAAATGCGATGGACCACCTACCCCAAACAATAAGTACTACTTTTTGGGGGTCTATCTTAAGTCATCATATATCTATATTCATAGACCACTCTCTTAATTCAAGAACATTGTCATCCTTATGTGTTTTCTAATTACAATCTGAAAATAATAATTCCTGCTAATATTAACATATTTATTCGTATATTTCCAAGTAGTACCTTACCAAGCATGCCTCCACCATAGTTTCATGTTCACCTTGCAAGGTCACTGATGAGGttggcccattaaaggaagaataGTGTTCAGATTAGAAGTTAGAACTCATTTCTGGCCCCTTTTTTCCAGTGAACAAAAGCTAGCTGTTGTACATCACAAGAGTTAAATACTAAGAAATGCTGCGTGGCATTGAACTCGGAAATCCATCCTGGTTTTAGGATATGTAGATTTCAGAAAAGATACCTGACATTAAACTATATGAATTACAAAGGAGATGAAACATGATTCTTAAAGAAATAAGATTGTTTATGGTTTGACATAAAAACATCTAAACATGTAAGCACCTTGGATTTCTATTTGCTTCTTTTTACCACTTTGCACCGCCACAGATAGAAAACTAGAGATAATATGGACTTCTGTTAGATCTGGGTTGTTTTGTGCATTGGAGAACAGATATATTTTCAGAACTAATCCAGCAGTTTGTTAGC
Proteins encoded:
- the LOC135587036 gene encoding plastidic ATP/ADP-transporter-like isoform X2 produces the protein MERVIVTEGLRPLLSNPQARLFHPVHAIRSRLSAAVCLPSLGLGARPPTSSFYGFSSENKKPSFPGWGTADEHERRLLHPRLCRKQRKAPFFRAGAAISAGGDGVIDDKENPKFLGVELVTLKKIIPLGMMFFYIIFNYTFLRDTKDVLVVTANGSGAEIIPFLKTWVNLPRAVGFMLLYTKLANVLSKEALFYTVIVPFIAFRFVLYPLISVIHPTALADKLPAALGPSFLGPVAILRSWSFCLFYAMAELWGRVVNWVLFWEFANQCQPGQHH
- the LOC135587036 gene encoding plastidic ATP/ADP-transporter-like isoform X1, which encodes MERVIVTEGLRPLLSNPQARLFHPVHAIRSRLSAAVCLPSLGLGARPPTSSFYGFSSENKKPSFPGWGTADEHERRLLHPRLCRKQRKAPFFRAGAAISAGGDGVIDDKENPKFLGVELVTLKKIIPLGMMFFYIIFNYTFLRDTKDVLVVTANGSGAEIIPFLKTWVNLPRAVGFMLLYTKLANVLSKEALFYTVIVPFIAFRFVLYPLISVIHPTALADKLPAALGPSFLGPVAILRSWSFCLFYAMAELWGRVVNWVLFWEFANQDGICLMCLSSCTKPSQVM